From Pigmentibacter ruber, a single genomic window includes:
- a CDS encoding M16 family metallopeptidase, whose amino-acid sequence MFLFLKNTKYYLLSSAAVLLICMSSYAQDLKSQRPVIFSKPIELDWRSYTWPSINYNRTAVDGGGAIYSLQNDTNLKFKVNIVLPGGVFSLPQEDRPAFGALVDLFILGGSGNYSFDEIDNYTSENGINIRTNILANGQLMLSADALTQDFPKVLELLRNILLKPRFDANSLPLWKQRTIDGFKNLIDFNTFDKQFRLIDQQANSVLFGKNHYFAKALERSSPAVIEKISLEKIKELYKLTINKNGLNAFISGNFSNNDFEKLKKLISDLPHLSPQIRTWLPQKDIEADNITKIRTVLITKSDMSQSNISLRYYFPKIGKLNSFESTQFDILEEIFSSSGGIVGNDRFTKALRADSGISYSPHAYFNETTLYPNTNFGMFHLTFQSPNERLAEAVSLATSTWNNFIQNGITQEELDNTRTALINRMLASEITVYNKSDEVMNQILKGNLPSVNPIEFNLAKLDKQKDVQELNRLLKRLKKESVYPVLVIMGNPSSDEIKELKNISDIDLISTNDLNTIIKPYLK is encoded by the coding sequence ATGTTTCTTTTTTTAAAAAACACAAAATATTATCTACTTAGTTCAGCTGCCGTTCTTTTAATATGCATGTCTAGTTATGCACAAGATTTAAAAAGCCAGCGTCCTGTTATTTTTTCAAAGCCAATCGAACTCGATTGGCGTTCATATACTTGGCCAAGTATTAACTATAATCGTACAGCAGTAGATGGTGGAGGAGCTATTTACAGTTTGCAAAATGATACAAATTTAAAATTTAAAGTTAATATTGTTCTACCAGGTGGGGTTTTTTCCCTCCCCCAAGAAGATCGCCCAGCATTTGGAGCACTAGTTGATCTTTTTATTTTAGGTGGAAGTGGAAATTATAGTTTTGATGAAATTGATAATTATACATCAGAAAATGGTATTAATATCCGCACAAATATATTAGCTAATGGACAGCTCATGCTTTCAGCTGATGCGTTGACCCAAGATTTTCCTAAAGTATTAGAGTTATTACGTAATATTTTATTAAAACCAAGATTTGACGCAAATAGTCTTCCATTATGGAAACAAAGAACAATCGATGGTTTTAAAAATTTAATTGACTTTAATACCTTTGATAAACAATTTAGACTCATCGATCAGCAAGCAAATAGTGTTCTATTTGGTAAAAATCATTATTTTGCCAAAGCTTTAGAAAGATCTTCCCCAGCTGTTATAGAAAAAATTAGTTTAGAAAAAATAAAAGAACTTTATAAATTAACTATCAATAAAAATGGCTTAAATGCATTTATATCAGGAAACTTTTCCAACAATGATTTTGAGAAATTAAAAAAATTAATTTCTGATTTACCGCATTTATCTCCTCAAATTCGCACTTGGTTGCCGCAAAAAGATATAGAAGCAGATAATATTACAAAAATTAGAACTGTTTTAATCACAAAATCTGATATGAGCCAAAGTAATATTTCATTGCGTTACTATTTTCCAAAAATTGGAAAATTAAATTCTTTTGAAAGTACCCAATTTGATATATTGGAAGAAATTTTTTCTTCCAGTGGTGGAATTGTTGGCAATGATAGATTTACAAAGGCTCTGCGGGCTGACTCTGGTATAAGTTATTCTCCACATGCTTACTTCAATGAAACAACACTATATCCAAACACAAATTTTGGAATGTTTCACTTAACTTTCCAAAGTCCAAATGAAAGATTAGCTGAAGCTGTGAGCTTAGCTACTTCAACTTGGAATAATTTTATTCAAAATGGAATTACTCAAGAAGAATTGGATAATACTAGAACAGCTCTTATTAATAGAATGCTTGCTTCAGAAATTACTGTATATAATAAATCCGATGAAGTCATGAATCAAATTTTAAAAGGAAATTTACCAAGTGTAAACCCTATTGAATTTAATTTAGCAAAGCTAGATAAACAAAAAGATGTGCAAGAATTAAACAGGCTTTTAAAAAGATTAAAAAAGGAATCCGTCTATCCAGTTTTAGTTATTATGGGGAATCCAAGTTCAGATGAAATAAAAGAATTAAAAAATATTTCAGATATTGACTTAATTAGCACAAATGACTTAAACACCATTATTAAACCTTATTTAAAGTAG
- a CDS encoding M16 family metallopeptidase, with protein MRLNRTHFSYFKTFFAFPKKLLLLLSVLFPLTIYGVDVEPKLQQTYKIIPGSTIQAFQYKLQNGLQFYIIPDQRNPVATIHFILDAGSNRESKGTTGLAHFFEHMMFRKSEGAPEGNYDKVLNSFGGSGNAGTSDAYVTFYSTFPGPALEQMLKLEANRFLSLDITDPYFSIEKGAVISERKLRVENDPLTRSSEILRAITERNTPLEWMTIGSKQDVENMSIESAKTFYKNFYTPDNTTIFIGGPFDPQKVANLVQKYFGSWKGNLKVTHQKFPTDYLTRDLGKKFVCSAPIYSQKYKITYPTFSKNIHDLVNVIIFKTLLDDHPDGRFERRLVKEKIATDFSFYKVFWQNQSNPLTANFSLNNEQKFENALKFWENGIKEVLNKPISEKIKKQILKQLAVSNAETAEKMTNLVNTIFEDVFFLKSMNTASQIEKLVKTSSTSEFRKWVTENLSNKNNYVTGIVPTGKAESCQDLYTNFLKK; from the coding sequence ATGCGCTTAAATAGGACGCATTTTAGTTACTTTAAAACCTTTTTTGCTTTCCCAAAAAAATTACTTTTACTTTTATCAGTATTATTTCCTCTAACTATTTATGGAGTTGATGTAGAACCTAAACTTCAACAAACCTACAAAATAATCCCTGGATCAACTATTCAAGCATTTCAATACAAATTACAAAATGGACTTCAATTTTATATCATTCCTGACCAACGTAACCCTGTTGCTACGATTCATTTCATACTAGATGCTGGCAGCAATCGCGAATCAAAGGGGACAACAGGATTAGCACATTTTTTTGAACACATGATGTTTCGCAAGTCAGAAGGTGCACCTGAAGGAAATTATGACAAAGTTTTAAACTCCTTTGGTGGCTCGGGCAATGCCGGAACTAGCGATGCCTATGTTACGTTTTATTCAACATTTCCTGGTCCAGCATTAGAACAAATGCTAAAACTCGAAGCCAATCGATTTCTAAGTTTAGATATTACAGATCCATATTTTTCTATTGAAAAAGGTGCAGTTATTTCTGAAAGAAAACTTAGAGTAGAAAACGATCCCCTTACCCGCAGCAGCGAAATATTACGTGCAATAACTGAACGGAACACTCCTTTGGAATGGATGACAATAGGTTCTAAACAAGATGTTGAAAATATGAGTATAGAAAGTGCTAAAACATTTTATAAAAACTTTTATACGCCTGACAATACAACTATTTTTATTGGAGGCCCTTTTGATCCCCAAAAAGTTGCAAACCTAGTGCAAAAATATTTTGGAAGTTGGAAAGGAAATTTAAAAGTAACACATCAAAAATTCCCAACAGATTACTTAACACGTGATTTAGGAAAAAAGTTTGTTTGTAGTGCACCTATTTATTCTCAAAAATATAAAATTACATATCCAACATTTAGTAAAAATATTCATGATTTAGTTAATGTCATTATCTTTAAAACATTGCTTGATGATCATCCAGATGGAAGATTTGAACGAAGATTAGTGAAAGAAAAAATTGCCACAGATTTTTCTTTTTATAAAGTGTTTTGGCAAAATCAAAGTAACCCTCTAACTGCAAATTTTTCTTTAAATAACGAACAAAAATTTGAAAATGCACTAAAATTTTGGGAAAATGGGATTAAGGAAGTATTAAATAAACCAATTAGCGAAAAAATTAAAAAACAAATTCTAAAACAATTAGCAGTATCAAATGCTGAAACTGCTGAAAAAATGACAAATTTAGTAAATACAATTTTTGAAGATGTATTTTTTCTCAAAAGTATGAACACAGCAAGTCAGATAGAAAAATTAGTAAAGACTTCTTCTACGTCGGAATTTAGAAAATGGGTTACTGAAAATCTCTCTAACAAAAATAATTATGTTACTGGAATTGTACCTACTGGTAAGGCTGAATCTTGCCAAGATTTATATACAAATTTCTTAAAGAAATAA
- a CDS encoding AAA family ATPase, with protein sequence MNTGITIDREKETAVIGNITVRLAKEFEIKADWLGNELAAHQLRASWLRLSDEDLPMNPRLVGKPGVGKTTLAVAVARELKYPVYLMQGTSDTRPDDLIVTPVITEGKQISYVASPIVTAMLLGGVCILDEGNRMSEKSWASLASLLDHRRYVDSIIAGVRIHAHKEFRFVTTMNDDSSVYDLPEYIQSRLNPQIFLDFADIETEARIIRFAVPYVEENLLSLLVTFLAIAHKYEESFSVRDGIQIAKYAQRLKSLNKELTLPKALKASVYSILGEDALKYFPADEQMQNDSQSSTRPNLRPV encoded by the coding sequence ATGAATACTGGTATTACAATTGACAGAGAAAAAGAAACTGCCGTTATTGGAAATATAACAGTAAGACTTGCTAAAGAATTTGAAATAAAAGCAGATTGGCTTGGAAATGAACTTGCAGCTCACCAACTTAGAGCTTCTTGGCTTCGTTTATCAGACGAAGATCTGCCAATGAATCCTAGACTTGTAGGTAAACCTGGGGTGGGTAAAACCACCTTAGCGGTTGCTGTTGCCCGGGAATTAAAATACCCAGTTTACTTAATGCAAGGAACAAGTGACACCCGTCCTGATGATTTAATTGTTACCCCAGTAATCACTGAAGGAAAGCAAATCAGTTATGTAGCAAGTCCAATAGTAACAGCTATGTTACTTGGTGGCGTGTGTATTTTAGACGAAGGCAATCGTATGTCTGAAAAAAGCTGGGCTAGTCTTGCCTCTTTACTTGATCACCGCCGTTATGTTGATTCTATTATTGCAGGAGTTCGTATTCATGCGCATAAAGAATTTCGTTTTGTTACTACAATGAATGATGATTCCAGTGTGTATGATTTACCTGAATATATTCAAAGTCGTTTAAACCCACAAATATTTTTAGATTTTGCAGATATTGAAACAGAAGCACGAATTATTCGCTTTGCAGTTCCTTATGTGGAAGAAAATTTACTATCATTATTAGTAACATTTTTAGCAATTGCGCATAAATATGAAGAATCATTTTCTGTACGCGATGGTATTCAAATTGCAAAATATGCGCAACGATTAAAAAGTTTAAATAAAGAATTGACTTTACCAAAAGCCTTAAAAGCAAGTGTTTATTCTATTTTAGGTGAGGATGCATTAAAATATTTTCCTGCGGATGAACAAATGCAAAATGATTCTCAATCCTCTACTAGACCAAATTTAAGACCAGTATAA
- a CDS encoding glucose-6-phosphate isomerase, whose product MLSLEKRLILDWTKVHDVFPIEKHLANETNNLISAKKALATGKGKSPEFTGWVHYVKEECPKIINEISKTVETINNHSDAVVVVGIGGSLLGTKAVYEALTHTYAAVKPDQFHKKPLLFWAGHHLALDELSELLDALDCYTPSLIVVSKSGGTTEPALAFRVLKQYLDDRFGTTEASHRIFSITDPSDGTLLKISKENNYPHFSIPKTVGGRYSVFTPVGLLPLAIAGINIQEFVAGAQQAYEDSLSEKNHSLETNPALCYAGVRNVLYKNNYKIESLCTWTPKAKGIAEWWKQLFGESDGKENTGIFPASANFTTDLHSLGQYFQDGERHLFATHLKIQDEYSLTKGSMKRKIKIPDPKLNDGFDFLLGKDLSYVQNEAQQGTFLAHSDGKVPTLVWEMPELNAWWIGYWMYVNMLACGIGGYARGINPFDQPGVEDYKNNMFALLGKPSYADKASQIKNRLNSGSRLRSLGLTTK is encoded by the coding sequence ATGCTTTCGCTAGAAAAACGCCTCATTTTAGACTGGACAAAAGTCCATGATGTTTTTCCTATTGAAAAACATCTTGCCAATGAAACTAATAACTTAATTTCGGCAAAAAAAGCTCTTGCAACAGGAAAAGGCAAAAGTCCTGAATTTACAGGTTGGGTTCATTATGTAAAAGAAGAATGTCCTAAAATTATAAATGAAATAAGTAAAACTGTAGAAACAATAAATAATCATTCAGACGCTGTTGTTGTTGTAGGAATTGGTGGCAGTTTATTAGGTACCAAAGCAGTTTATGAAGCCTTGACTCATACTTATGCAGCAGTAAAGCCTGATCAATTCCACAAAAAGCCCTTACTATTTTGGGCGGGACATCATTTAGCTCTTGATGAACTTTCTGAACTGCTCGACGCCCTAGACTGCTACACTCCTAGTTTAATAGTGGTCTCTAAATCTGGGGGCACTACAGAGCCTGCCTTAGCTTTTAGAGTTTTAAAACAATACCTTGACGATAGATTTGGAACCACCGAAGCTTCACACCGTATTTTTTCAATCACTGATCCTAGTGACGGGACTTTACTAAAAATTTCAAAAGAAAATAATTATCCTCATTTTAGTATTCCTAAAACAGTGGGAGGGAGATATTCTGTTTTTACTCCCGTAGGCTTGTTACCTTTAGCAATTGCAGGGATTAATATTCAAGAATTTGTTGCTGGTGCGCAACAAGCATATGAAGACAGTTTGTCAGAAAAAAATCATTCTTTGGAAACAAACCCTGCACTTTGCTATGCAGGTGTGCGTAATGTTTTGTATAAAAACAATTATAAAATTGAATCCCTATGCACTTGGACACCTAAGGCAAAAGGCATTGCTGAATGGTGGAAACAACTTTTTGGCGAAAGTGATGGTAAAGAAAATACAGGTATTTTTCCAGCAAGCGCAAATTTTACTACTGATTTGCATTCATTAGGACAATACTTTCAAGATGGAGAAAGACATCTTTTTGCTACTCATCTTAAAATACAAGATGAATATTCATTAACTAAAGGTTCAATGAAAAGAAAAATAAAAATTCCAGATCCTAAATTAAATGATGGTTTTGATTTCTTATTAGGAAAAGATCTTTCCTATGTTCAAAATGAAGCTCAACAAGGAACTTTCCTTGCCCATTCCGACGGTAAAGTACCAACATTAGTTTGGGAAATGCCCGAATTAAACGCATGGTGGATAGGTTATTGGATGTATGTAAACATGCTAGCTTGTGGTATTGGTGGATATGCTAGAGGGATCAATCCATTTGATCAACCAGGTGTTGAAGACTACAAAAATAATATGTTTGCACTCCTAGGGAAACCCAGTTATGCTGACAAAGCAAGTCAAATAAAAAACAGATTAAATTCAGGTAGCCGTTTACGTTCTTTAGGATTAACTACTAAGTAA
- a CDS encoding 2-hydroxyacid dehydrogenase, producing MKVIIFSAHDYEKPYFTELNSHNNHEIFFVYNNLNLESAIMAKGFDCVCAFVNDKLDAEVLVKLKELGIKLIALRSAGFNHVNLNAAFELNLPIVRVPAYSPHAIAEHGVALLLTLNRKIHKAYNRSREFNFSLEGLVGFDLYNKTVGIVGTGKIGLEMAKIMHGFGCHVLAYDKYPNTSLNFMQFVSLEEIYKKCDIISLHIPLTNDTHHLINDSAFSCMKKNAIIINTSRGGIIDTKALIEALKANTIKGAALDVYEEEENYFFSDFSGKGIDDDNLARLLTFPNVIVTGHQGFLTAEAIHNIVETTLNNISDFENKLPLINEVKIKKNNH from the coding sequence ATGAAAGTCATTATTTTTAGCGCTCATGATTATGAAAAACCATATTTTACTGAATTAAATAGTCACAATAACCATGAAATATTCTTTGTTTACAATAATTTAAATTTAGAATCTGCTATTATGGCAAAAGGCTTTGATTGCGTTTGCGCTTTTGTAAATGACAAATTAGACGCTGAAGTCTTAGTTAAATTGAAAGAACTTGGAATTAAATTAATTGCCTTACGTAGTGCAGGTTTTAACCATGTAAATTTAAATGCTGCCTTTGAACTAAATCTTCCCATTGTGAGAGTTCCAGCCTACTCTCCACACGCTATAGCAGAACATGGTGTTGCATTGCTACTAACTTTAAACCGAAAAATCCACAAAGCCTATAATCGTTCAAGAGAATTTAATTTTTCCTTAGAAGGGTTAGTGGGTTTTGATCTCTATAACAAAACAGTTGGAATAGTAGGTACAGGTAAAATTGGGCTAGAAATGGCAAAAATTATGCACGGTTTTGGTTGCCATGTCTTAGCGTATGATAAATACCCAAATACAAGTTTAAATTTTATGCAGTTTGTTTCGTTAGAAGAAATATATAAAAAATGTGATATTATATCTCTGCATATACCATTGACAAATGACACGCACCATTTAATTAATGATTCCGCTTTTTCTTGTATGAAAAAAAATGCCATTATTATTAATACAAGTAGAGGAGGAATTATTGATACAAAAGCATTAATTGAAGCTTTAAAAGCAAACACAATTAAAGGTGCAGCCCTAGATGTGTATGAAGAAGAAGAAAACTATTTCTTTTCAGATTTTTCAGGAAAAGGAATTGATGACGATAATTTAGCAAGATTGTTAACTTTCCCAAATGTAATTGTAACTGGACACCAAGGGTTTTTAACAGCGGAAGCAATTCATAATATTGTTGAAACTACGCTTAATAATATTTCAGACTTTGAAAATAAACTTCCTTTAATAAATGAAGTAAAAATTAAAAAAAATAATCACTAA
- a CDS encoding gluzincin family metallopeptidase codes for MKIKLILAFSTTYFSLAYSLFALADNPKSVRWTYKEDNNSDFVHIIDVINQKTGFALSVSDFTMLESRKLAKYNYLMLTQMQNGLPIEGNTLRIWTNNQGQLYQVEAQVSDKSSPKYSKLKSSMGDESVDTLLSSDATMDIVRNAVLNHPDDKQIRDLKWKDVIDKDKILRIVKVKSKHGTHTIKIDPTNKKVVDHLYEDFPNADNDNKTLSVPVHIYPIYEEIEKTNELMPRSPSFLRNLNSKIFKAETDPFAPLRNIKYLNSMFDPFKGLTAAGRKEGYWAPSYVKRQGNAIRSSLPLVDNNFASGFLLEGKYTSINVHPDAMKQYAGSLNFKPQFSGQFRFDYRDNEMVPTGTYHAKPFTSRKQMDQIDAVRLPDHNVVEYMNNGFDAIQVYWAVDQLFQSLQKSGFNDPELSTRPFHAFLYDPDISMKNNAYYTDDTINFTTYSPNQGNMARDNTTIWHELGHGVMDRLMGDYINLAGTGGLSEGMADFVAQMVLHDVTGAGSFPGLSDMRIINKTGFFLTNEVHDDGEAFGGTMFDILTAAEKKFGIYTGLQMMTDLTLDAMRLSRNHPALGEKEWFEHMLFADELGNGKVRKSGAFKELILAALANRNFSLDNNSHAEYIFKADGKDIIAGQPGSRSKPIPVKLKAGETKAYNLTVQLKNSAVYKFKFPVQVKVSLGGGPIQGAIHWKDEEKYPLVYTLNSEADIAKIPLSVTGQCDEINRDDGSCVDYASVQILNNGQDLTSRPVAKKRFYIRMKQVKNLNFES; via the coding sequence ATGAAAATCAAACTGATTTTGGCGTTCTCCACAACTTACTTTAGTTTAGCTTATAGTTTATTTGCATTGGCAGACAATCCCAAAAGTGTCCGTTGGACGTATAAAGAAGACAACAATAGTGACTTTGTGCATATTATTGATGTAATTAATCAGAAAACTGGTTTTGCTCTTTCTGTATCAGATTTTACAATGCTCGAAAGTCGTAAACTGGCAAAATATAATTATCTTATGCTCACGCAAATGCAAAATGGGTTGCCAATAGAAGGTAACACGTTACGAATTTGGACAAATAACCAGGGCCAACTTTACCAAGTTGAAGCGCAAGTGAGCGATAAATCTTCCCCAAAATATTCTAAACTAAAAAGCTCAATGGGCGATGAAAGCGTTGATACTCTTCTATCCTCAGATGCAACAATGGATATAGTAAGAAACGCAGTTTTAAATCATCCTGATGATAAACAGATACGTGATTTAAAATGGAAAGACGTTATAGACAAAGATAAAATATTACGTATCGTGAAAGTTAAAAGTAAACACGGAACTCATACTATTAAGATTGATCCTACTAACAAAAAAGTAGTCGATCATCTTTATGAAGATTTTCCTAATGCAGACAATGACAATAAAACACTAAGTGTTCCTGTGCATATTTATCCAATTTATGAAGAAATTGAAAAAACTAATGAATTAATGCCACGTTCTCCAAGTTTTTTACGGAACCTTAATAGCAAGATCTTCAAAGCAGAGACAGATCCTTTTGCACCCTTACGTAACATAAAATACTTAAATTCCATGTTTGATCCCTTTAAAGGATTAACTGCAGCTGGACGCAAAGAAGGATATTGGGCTCCTTCCTACGTAAAAAGACAAGGTAACGCAATTCGTAGCTCACTACCTTTAGTTGATAATAACTTTGCTTCGGGTTTTCTTTTAGAAGGAAAATATACTTCAATAAATGTTCATCCTGATGCTATGAAACAATATGCTGGAAGCTTAAATTTTAAACCACAATTTTCAGGGCAATTCCGTTTTGACTATCGTGATAATGAAATGGTTCCAACCGGAACTTATCATGCTAAACCCTTTACTTCACGAAAACAAATGGATCAAATTGATGCGGTTCGTCTCCCAGATCATAACGTTGTAGAGTATATGAACAACGGCTTTGATGCTATTCAAGTTTATTGGGCTGTTGATCAATTGTTTCAATCTCTGCAAAAAAGTGGTTTTAATGATCCAGAATTATCTACAAGACCATTTCATGCGTTCCTTTATGATCCAGATATTTCCATGAAAAATAATGCGTATTACACTGACGATACAATTAACTTCACAACTTATTCCCCAAACCAAGGTAACATGGCGCGTGATAATACGACAATTTGGCATGAGCTTGGACATGGTGTGATGGATCGCTTGATGGGCGATTATATTAATTTAGCTGGCACAGGTGGACTGAGTGAAGGTATGGCCGATTTTGTGGCACAAATGGTATTGCATGACGTTACAGGCGCTGGTTCATTCCCAGGCTTATCCGATATGCGCATTATTAATAAAACAGGATTTTTCCTAACCAACGAAGTGCATGATGACGGAGAAGCATTTGGTGGGACAATGTTTGATATTTTAACGGCAGCAGAAAAGAAATTTGGAATTTATACCGGATTGCAAATGATGACAGATTTAACACTAGATGCTATGCGCCTAAGCAGAAACCACCCTGCACTTGGTGAGAAAGAGTGGTTTGAGCACATGTTATTTGCAGATGAATTAGGCAATGGAAAAGTTCGGAAAAGTGGTGCTTTTAAAGAACTTATTTTAGCTGCATTAGCCAATAGAAACTTCAGTTTAGACAATAATTCGCATGCGGAATATATTTTTAAAGCAGATGGAAAAGATATTATAGCAGGACAGCCTGGTTCCCGTTCAAAACCTATTCCAGTGAAGCTAAAAGCAGGAGAAACAAAAGCATATAATTTAACAGTACAGCTTAAAAACTCAGCAGTTTACAAATTTAAATTTCCAGTTCAAGTAAAAGTCAGTTTAGGCGGAGGTCCAATTCAGGGGGCAATCCACTGGAAGGATGAAGAAAAATATCCTTTAGTTTACACTTTAAATTCTGAAGCTGATATTGCAAAAATTCCACTTTCTGTAACTGGCCAATGTGATGAAATTAACCGTGATGATGGCAGCTGTGTAGATTATGCTTCAGTGCAAATTCTGAATAATGGTCAAGATTTAACAAGTAGACCAGTGGCGAAAAAACGCTTTTATATCAGAATGAAGCAAGTAAAGAATTTAAATTTTGAGTCCTAA
- a CDS encoding MFS transporter, whose product MFKFLFLNINFVYFAIANLIMQIGIGLTQVAVYGHLAKVGASPLYFTMAFSFSVIPGIFSSQLSCYLAKKVNIIFLCILFQLFGAFSLFLPLLGISNNYVLLIVFAEFISAFIMGFCYPISQIYVKRVFTDKNYLPLAAKLDVYLFSINIILGTFIGTLLYNYFSTKNYLILNILMYLISALLFLNSYYKNKLISIKNSDNYKNNEEIKNKSFIKQQLLFFRNFSEEQKYSFLILIFLPIVTTPAISLLPTIGNKYGTKIFIFGIILTPALGFILAKTIGQIMGPMLISGNQFEKLFKSKFIFLSCNFIFLFIYLVIYFIENIYLSIFLIILAHLFSNIVFSLGMFAVQRTFELKQILDVTTKQYQISTIAIAFIALLSGYLIHYIPYYVVIFSPYFIIFFILIFSEKNIKNKIIKSRKIFFVK is encoded by the coding sequence GTGTTTAAATTTTTATTTTTAAACATTAATTTTGTTTATTTTGCAATTGCAAATCTTATTATGCAGATTGGTATTGGATTAACGCAAGTCGCTGTATACGGTCATCTGGCAAAGGTTGGAGCCTCGCCGTTATATTTTACAATGGCATTCTCATTTTCAGTAATACCGGGTATATTTTCAAGCCAATTGAGTTGCTATTTGGCAAAAAAAGTAAATATTATTTTTTTATGCATTTTATTTCAATTATTTGGTGCATTTTCCTTGTTCTTACCACTTTTAGGAATTAGCAATAACTATGTACTATTAATAGTTTTTGCTGAATTTATCTCAGCTTTTATTATGGGATTTTGCTACCCAATATCTCAAATCTATGTAAAAAGAGTTTTTACTGATAAAAATTATCTACCTTTAGCAGCAAAATTAGATGTCTATTTATTTTCAATAAATATAATTTTAGGGACATTCATTGGAACTTTGCTTTATAATTATTTTAGTACAAAAAATTATTTAATTTTAAATATTTTAATGTATCTTATTTCTGCTTTATTATTTCTGAATTCTTATTATAAAAATAAACTTATAAGTATTAAAAATTCCGATAATTATAAAAATAATGAGGAAATAAAAAATAAAAGTTTTATAAAACAACAATTATTATTTTTTAGAAATTTTTCAGAGGAACAAAAATATTCTTTTTTAATTTTAATTTTTCTTCCTATTGTAACTACTCCTGCAATTTCCTTGCTTCCAACTATTGGAAATAAATACGGGACAAAAATATTCATATTTGGAATAATTTTAACCCCTGCATTGGGGTTTATTTTAGCAAAGACTATCGGACAAATAATGGGTCCCATGTTAATTTCTGGTAATCAATTTGAAAAATTATTTAAAAGTAAATTCATTTTTTTAAGCTGCAACTTTATTTTTCTTTTTATTTACTTAGTTATCTATTTCATTGAAAATATTTATTTATCTATCTTTCTAATCATTTTGGCACATTTGTTTTCAAATATAGTTTTTTCATTAGGAATGTTTGCTGTTCAGAGAACTTTTGAATTGAAACAAATTTTAGACGTGACAACAAAACAATATCAAATTTCAACGATTGCAATAGCATTTATTGCATTACTCAGTGGATATTTAATTCATTATATACCATACTATGTAGTAATATTTTCCCCCTACTTTATTATATTTTTTATTCTTATTTTTTCTGAAAAAAATATTAAAAATAAAATCATAAAAAGTAGAAAAATATTTTTTGTAAAATAA
- a CDS encoding zinc ribbon domain-containing protein, which yields MNPSYEIIEQLYRLDIDSGLVTQDQRAAQKELSELAKKSRISEEIISKTRTDMSFNEAELRRLYKKLDDLEERKAERSARLFAAKNDDDHRSLKRELDHVEREIRDTQKKADETENRIEMSKSLFQKAEAELSASTSASEGERRKAQEAETKSAGRLTEINKVRDTYLSRLDDRIAQHYIRVAKITRNPNGPICRVIERACGNCHIGLSPQILNNIARGKSVEFCPNCSHVLLPSSQV from the coding sequence TTGAATCCAAGTTATGAAATTATTGAACAATTATATAGACTTGATATTGATTCTGGACTTGTTACCCAAGATCAACGCGCCGCTCAAAAAGAACTTTCTGAGCTCGCAAAAAAATCTAGAATCAGTGAAGAAATTATTTCAAAAACCAGAACAGACATGTCTTTCAACGAAGCGGAACTTCGTCGTTTGTATAAAAAGCTTGATGATCTTGAAGAACGGAAAGCTGAACGCTCTGCTAGGCTCTTTGCCGCAAAAAATGATGATGATCACAGAAGCTTAAAACGTGAACTGGATCATGTTGAAAGAGAAATTCGTGATACACAGAAAAAAGCTGATGAAACAGAAAACAGAATAGAAATGTCAAAATCTTTGTTTCAAAAAGCAGAAGCTGAACTTTCTGCATCAACAAGTGCATCAGAAGGTGAACGCAGAAAAGCACAAGAAGCTGAAACAAAATCCGCAGGTCGTTTAACAGAAATTAATAAAGTACGTGACACTTATTTATCTCGTCTAGACGATAGAATTGCGCAACACTATATACGTGTCGCAAAAATTACCCGTAATCCAAATGGTCCCATTTGTCGGGTTATTGAAAGAGCATGCGGCAATTGCCATATAGGTTTATCTCCGCAAATTTTAAATAACATTGCCAGAGGCAAATCTGTTGAATTTTGCCCTAACTGTTCGCATGTTCTCCTTCCTAGTTCACAAGTTTAA